The Thermanaerovibrio acidaminovorans DSM 6589 genome contains a region encoding:
- a CDS encoding electron transport complex protein RnfA, protein MSLIAIFLGAVFVHNIILSQFLGCCPFLGVSSRLETAKGMGMAVIFVVFMASLITWLLYHFVLVPMGLQYLYTLSFILVIASLVQLVEMALKKLNPALYKSLGIFLPLITTNCAVLGVAVINMNKGYGLISSMVNAVGASVGFLLALILMAGLRERIDASDTMPRCMRGLPIALVTASLMAVAFMGFAGLI, encoded by the coding sequence ATGAGCCTCATAGCCATATTCCTGGGGGCGGTGTTCGTTCACAACATAATCCTCTCCCAGTTCCTCGGTTGCTGTCCGTTCCTGGGGGTCTCCTCCCGGCTGGAGACCGCCAAGGGCATGGGCATGGCGGTCATATTCGTGGTGTTCATGGCCTCCCTGATAACCTGGCTGCTCTACCACTTCGTGCTGGTCCCCATGGGGCTTCAGTACCTCTACACCCTGTCGTTCATCCTGGTGATAGCCTCCCTGGTCCAGCTGGTGGAGATGGCCCTCAAGAAGCTGAACCCCGCCCTGTACAAGTCCCTGGGGATCTTCCTGCCCCTCATCACCACCAACTGTGCGGTCCTCGGGGTGGCGGTCATAAACATGAACAAGGGCTACGGCCTCATCTCCAGCATGGTGAACGCGGTGGGCGCCTCGGTGGGCTTCCTGCTGGCCCTGATCCTCATGGCGGGGCTCCGGGAGAGGATAGACGCCAGCGATACCATGCCCCGCTGCATGAGGGGGCTCCCCATCGCCCTGGTGACCGCCAGCCTCATGGCGGTGGCCTTCATGGGCTTCGCGGGACTCATATAG